One segment of Carya illinoinensis cultivar Pawnee chromosome 13, C.illinoinensisPawnee_v1, whole genome shotgun sequence DNA contains the following:
- the LOC122292792 gene encoding probable serine/threonine-protein kinase PBL16 has product MDSTKLQVFTSEDLKAFTNNFNEKNLVGVIQFGKLYSGKIKGGMNREEARDVTVKTWDKKSESTPLAYDECLMVKEEVEFLTNPTMNCHPSLAKLIGYCCDEIKGVVYDFIPRDTLHNLMVKADLNWHQRMNVILELARLLKFLHGQDKPYRVFSINAFHIMLDWDLNPKLIDFGLVGKWVIGEVSAKRKQTTIPTRCIDPYFALRGGEWGTSCEVYSFGVILLGLIAKRISEWDKQEQPDQVLENLLHVWAKMEYKPHSSLVHKSLQEDWGYHAADGIAITELGMHCIEFFPMNRPTMKDVVERLENLLMFQRLGDSRPHKRDKKF; this is encoded by the exons ATGGATTCGAcaaagctacaagtgtttacATCGGAGGACTTGAAAGCTTTCACCAATAATTTCAACGAGAAAAACCTGGTTGGTGTTATCCAGTTTGGAAAATTATATTCAGGAAAGATTAAAGGAGGCATGAATAGAGAAGAAGCCCGAGATGTGACGGTAAAGACATGGGATAAGAAATCCGAATCCACGCCCCTCGCATATGATGAGTGCCTGATGGTCAAA GAAGAAGTAGAGTTTTTAACAAATCCAACAATGAATTGCCATCCCAGCTTGGCAAAACTGATTGGCTATTGCTGTGATGAAATAAAGGGTGTTGTTTATGATTTCATTCCACGAGATACTCTGCATAACCTAATGGTCAAAG CTGATCTCAACTGGCATCAGAGGATGAATGTTATTCTTGAACTTGCACGCCTCCTTAAATTTCTTCATGGGCAGGACAAACCGTATCGGGTCTTTAGTATCAATGCATTTCATATAATGCTCGATTGG GATCTCAATCCAaaattaattgattttggattagTTGGAAAATGGGTCATTGGTGAAGTGAGTGCCAAAAGGAAGCAAACAACAATACCAACTCGCTGTATTGATCCATATTTTGCTCTACGAG GAGGTGAATGGGGAACAAGCTGTGAAGTGTATTCATTTGGTGTTATTCTCCTGGGACTAATAGCCAAAAGAATTTCTGAATGGGATAAACAGGAACAACCCGACCAGGTACTCGAAAACCTGCTTCATGTTTGGGCTAAGATGGAATATAAACCCCACAGTTCTCTTGTCCACAAATCCCTGCAAGAAGACTGGGGCTATCATGCTGCAGATGGTATTGCAATTACAGAGTTGGGGATGCATTGCATTGAGTTCTTTCCAATGAACCGTCCTACTATGAAAGATGTTGTCGAGCGACTTGAAAATTTACTTATGTTTCAACGTCTTGGTGATTCAAGACCTCACAAAAGGGACAAGAAATTTTAA
- the LOC122292042 gene encoding vesicle-associated protein 1-2 isoform X1, whose product MSTGELLSIEPQELQFPFELRKQISSSLQLSNKTDSYVAFKVKTTNPKKYCVRPNTGIVMPRSTCDVIVTMQAQKEAPPDMQCKDKFLLQSVVTGAGATVKDISPEMFNKESGHKVEESKLRVVYVAPPRPPSPVREGSEEGSSPRASVSDNGNLNASEFTPASRAHVERHEPQDNSSEARTLISKLTEEKNSAVQQNNKLLQELELLRREANKSRGGISLIYVLLIALVGIILGYLLKKT is encoded by the exons ATGAGTACCGGCGAGCTTCTCAGCATCGAGCCTCAAGAGCTCCAATTCCCTT ttgagtTGAGGAAGCAGATCTCGAGCTCTCTGCAGTTGTCCAATAAGACCGATAGTTATGTGGCATTCAAG GTGAAGACGACAAATCCAAAGAAGTACTGTGTGAGACCCAATACTGGAATTGTGATGCCGAGGTCTACCTGCGATGTTATAG TTACAATGCAAGCACAGAAGGAGGCCCCGCCGGACATGCAATGCAAGGACAAGTTCCTGCTACAAAGCGTGGTCACAGGTGCCGGAGCTACCGTGAAGGATATAAGCCCAGAAATG TTCAATAAGGAGTCAGGGCATAAAGTCGAGGAGTCCAAATTGAGGGTTGTTTATGTTGCACCACCTCGACCCCCATCGCCTGTTCGAGAAGGATCAGAGGAAGGTTCTTCACCAAGGGCTTCGGTATCCGATAATGGGAATCTGAATGCTTCTGAATTTACACCT GCTTCAAGAGCTCATGTGGAGCGACATGAGCCCCAAGATAACTCGTCTGAG GCAAGGACTCTTATTTCGAAGCTGACTGAGGAGAAAAATTCTGCTGTTCAGCAAAATAACAAGCTCCTGCAAGAACTG GAGCTCTTGAGGCGTGAAGCCAATAAAAGCCGCGGTGGTATCTCGCTTATATACGTGCTTCTTATTGCCTTGGTTGGCATCATCTTGGGGTATCTTCTTAAGAAAACATAA
- the LOC122292041 gene encoding uncharacterized protein LOC122292041 isoform X1, giving the protein MPTQNPEDSESRTPISNGGAEYENQRLSRIAENRARLEALGLPKIASSLWGSAQKVSDEKTKTKKKRKLRKWKVEDDGDDDDEDNDYRPDEVEESLSSSNGEEANEDGDDYLGETSSGSRRKKVDSFISVKTKGSKPKKKVPAKKLLSEPDYNDDDDALLQAIALSLQGSAGIPGVVHSGPSKCSEFDAVNSTLIETKGASHVQEDAGKKKKKSLFSSRLQMTEDELVVHFFLFDDAWKEGITKRDIERVAIAHDFMWTEKELADMIHCFDSDGDGKLSLDDFRKIVGRCNMIKGPESS; this is encoded by the exons ATGCCTACACAGAACCCCGAAGACAGTGAATCACGAACCCCAATCAGCAATGGCGGGGCTGAGTACGAGAATCAGAGGCTATCAAGAATTGCAGAAAACAGGGCGAGATTGGAGGCTCTGGGCCTGCCCAAGATTGCTTCATCGTTGTGGGGTTCAGCTCAAAAAGTGAGCGACGAGAAgacgaagacgaagaagaagaggaaactcAGGAAATGGAAGGTTGAGGACGATGGGGATGACGACGATGAAGATAATGATTATAGACCTGATGAGGTAGAGGAGAGTCTGAGTTCGTCGAACGGGGAGGAAGCGAATGAGGATGGTGATGATTATTTAGGTGAAACATCTTCCGGGTCACGCAGAAAAAAGGTTGATTCTTTCATCTCG GTGAAGACTAAAGGTTCTAAACCTAAGAAGAAAGTTCCCGCTAAAAAGTTGTTGAGTGAGCCGGATTACAATGATGATGACGATGCATTGTTGCAG GCCATTGCTCTTTCACTGCAAGGTTCTGCAGGAATTCCGGGTGTGGTACATAGTGGGCCTTCAAAATGCTCTGAATTTGATGCAGTAAATTCTACTCTTATTGAAACGAAGGGAGCTAGCCATGTTCAGGAAGATgcaggaaagaagaagaagaaatct TTGTTTTCTAGTCGGCTGCAAATGACAGAAGATGAACTGGTCGTGCATTTCTTTCTGTTTGATG ATGCATGGAAAGAGGGCATAACCAAGAGGGATATAGAAAGAGTAGCAATTGCTCATGATTTTATGTGGACTGAGAAGGAGTTGGCTGATATGATTCATTGCTTTGATAGTGATGGAGATGGGAAG CTAAGTCTTGATGATTTTCGAAAGATTGTTGGTCGATGCAACATGATAAAAGGGCCTGAAAGTTCTTGA
- the LOC122292041 gene encoding uncharacterized protein LOC122292041 isoform X2 — MPTQNPEDSESRTPISNGGAEYENQRLSRIAENRARLEALGLPKIASSLWGSAQKVSDEKTKTKKKRKLRKWKVEDDGDDDDEDNDYRPDEVEESLSSSNGEEANEDGDDYLGETSSGSRRKKVKTKGSKPKKKVPAKKLLSEPDYNDDDDALLQAIALSLQGSAGIPGVVHSGPSKCSEFDAVNSTLIETKGASHVQEDAGKKKKKSLFSSRLQMTEDELVVHFFLFDDAWKEGITKRDIERVAIAHDFMWTEKELADMIHCFDSDGDGKLSLDDFRKIVGRCNMIKGPESS; from the exons ATGCCTACACAGAACCCCGAAGACAGTGAATCACGAACCCCAATCAGCAATGGCGGGGCTGAGTACGAGAATCAGAGGCTATCAAGAATTGCAGAAAACAGGGCGAGATTGGAGGCTCTGGGCCTGCCCAAGATTGCTTCATCGTTGTGGGGTTCAGCTCAAAAAGTGAGCGACGAGAAgacgaagacgaagaagaagaggaaactcAGGAAATGGAAGGTTGAGGACGATGGGGATGACGACGATGAAGATAATGATTATAGACCTGATGAGGTAGAGGAGAGTCTGAGTTCGTCGAACGGGGAGGAAGCGAATGAGGATGGTGATGATTATTTAGGTGAAACATCTTCCGGGTCACGCAGAAAAAAG GTGAAGACTAAAGGTTCTAAACCTAAGAAGAAAGTTCCCGCTAAAAAGTTGTTGAGTGAGCCGGATTACAATGATGATGACGATGCATTGTTGCAG GCCATTGCTCTTTCACTGCAAGGTTCTGCAGGAATTCCGGGTGTGGTACATAGTGGGCCTTCAAAATGCTCTGAATTTGATGCAGTAAATTCTACTCTTATTGAAACGAAGGGAGCTAGCCATGTTCAGGAAGATgcaggaaagaagaagaagaaatct TTGTTTTCTAGTCGGCTGCAAATGACAGAAGATGAACTGGTCGTGCATTTCTTTCTGTTTGATG ATGCATGGAAAGAGGGCATAACCAAGAGGGATATAGAAAGAGTAGCAATTGCTCATGATTTTATGTGGACTGAGAAGGAGTTGGCTGATATGATTCATTGCTTTGATAGTGATGGAGATGGGAAG CTAAGTCTTGATGATTTTCGAAAGATTGTTGGTCGATGCAACATGATAAAAGGGCCTGAAAGTTCTTGA
- the LOC122292804 gene encoding uncharacterized protein LOC122292804, with product MSTLTFPHILPGSFKFFKSSNVLHLNFPQIQIRHPSVCCTKSTPWEPSLPVTYAPTETAADNLLTKTTNIFDTLSSENTAEVAVTSAKELTNTSNQPSVQLQFLKWPMWLLGPSLLLATGMIPTLWLPISSIFLGPNIASLLSLIGLDCIFNLGATLFLLMADSCARPKQPTQASKSKAPFTYQFWNMVATVTGFIIPLMMLYGSQKGFIQPQLSFITSAVLLGPYFLLLFVQILTEMLTWHWQSPVWLVTPVVYEAYRVLQLMRGLKLGAELSAPAWIMHVIRGLVCWWVLILGVQLMRVAWFAGFTSRARQQLTSSAADS from the coding sequence ATGTCAACTCTTACTTTTCCCCACATCCTTCCTGGaagctttaaattttttaaatcctcAAATGTGCTCCATCTCAACTTCCCTCAAATTCAAATTAGACACCCCTCTGTTTGCTGCACAAAATCGACTCCATGGGAACCTTCTTTACCAGTCACATATGCTCCCACTGAGACTGCTGCTGACAACTTGTTGACGAAAACCACCAACATATTTGATACCCTTAGTTCTGAGAACACAGCTGAAGTTGCAGTAACCAGCGCCAAAGAGCTCACCAACACAAGTAATCAGCCATCGGTGCAGCTTCAGTTCCTCAAATGGCCGATGTGGCTTCTGGGCCCTTCTCTCCTACTTGCAACAGGCATGATTCCGACCTTGTGGCTCCCAATATCTTCCATCTTCCTTGGGCCTAACATAGCCAGCTTGCTTTCATTGATCGGACTTGATTGCATTTTCAATCTTGGCGCAACCCTTTTTCTCCTCATGGCTGATTCCTGTGCCCGTCCAAAGCAGCCAACACAGGCGAGCAAGAGTAAAGCTCCTTTTACATACCAATTTTGGAACATGGTTGCTACTGTAACAGGATTTATTATTCCTTTGATGATGCTATATGGATCCCAAAAGGGTTTCATTCAACCGCAACTATCTTTCATCACATCTGCTGTTCTATTGGGTCCCTACTTTCTGCTTCTGTTCGTACAAATTTTGACTGAGATGCTCACATGGCATTGGCAGTCACCCGTTTGGCTGGTGACCCCTGTTGTGTATGAGGCTTACCGTGTGTTGCAGCTGATGAGGGGGTTGAAGCTTGGGGCTGAACTCAGTGCGCCAGCATGGATTATGCATGTGATCCGGGGGTTGGTATGCTGGTGGGTGCTGATTCTAGGTGTGCAGCTCATGAGGGTGGCTTGGTTTGCTGGTTTTACTTCTCGAGCTCGTCAACAACTGACTTCTTCTGCCGCTGATAGTTAG
- the LOC122292041 gene encoding uncharacterized protein LOC122292041 isoform X3, with the protein MPTQNPEDSESRTPISNGGAEYENQRLSRIAENRARLEALGLPKIASSLWGSAQKVSDEKTKTKKKRKLRKWKVEDDGDDDDEDNDYRPDEVEESLSSSNGEEANEDGDDYLGETSSGSRRKKVDSFISVKTKGSKPKKKVPAKKLLSEPDYNDDDDALLQAIALSLQGSAGIPGVVHSGPSKCSEFDAVNSTLIETKGASHVQEDAGKKKKKSLFSSRLQMTEDELVVHFFLFDGIFGH; encoded by the exons ATGCCTACACAGAACCCCGAAGACAGTGAATCACGAACCCCAATCAGCAATGGCGGGGCTGAGTACGAGAATCAGAGGCTATCAAGAATTGCAGAAAACAGGGCGAGATTGGAGGCTCTGGGCCTGCCCAAGATTGCTTCATCGTTGTGGGGTTCAGCTCAAAAAGTGAGCGACGAGAAgacgaagacgaagaagaagaggaaactcAGGAAATGGAAGGTTGAGGACGATGGGGATGACGACGATGAAGATAATGATTATAGACCTGATGAGGTAGAGGAGAGTCTGAGTTCGTCGAACGGGGAGGAAGCGAATGAGGATGGTGATGATTATTTAGGTGAAACATCTTCCGGGTCACGCAGAAAAAAGGTTGATTCTTTCATCTCG GTGAAGACTAAAGGTTCTAAACCTAAGAAGAAAGTTCCCGCTAAAAAGTTGTTGAGTGAGCCGGATTACAATGATGATGACGATGCATTGTTGCAG GCCATTGCTCTTTCACTGCAAGGTTCTGCAGGAATTCCGGGTGTGGTACATAGTGGGCCTTCAAAATGCTCTGAATTTGATGCAGTAAATTCTACTCTTATTGAAACGAAGGGAGCTAGCCATGTTCAGGAAGATgcaggaaagaagaagaagaaatct TTGTTTTCTAGTCGGCTGCAAATGACAGAAGATGAACTGGTCGTGCATTTCTTTCTGTTTGATG GTATTTTTGGTCATTGA
- the LOC122292042 gene encoding vesicle-associated protein 1-2 isoform X2, producing the protein MSTGELLSIEPQELQFPFELRKQISSSLQLSNKTDSYVAFKVKTTNPKKYCVRPNTGIVMPRSTCDVIVTMQAQKEAPPDMQCKDKFLLQSVVTGAGATVKDISPEMESGHKVEESKLRVVYVAPPRPPSPVREGSEEGSSPRASVSDNGNLNASEFTPASRAHVERHEPQDNSSEARTLISKLTEEKNSAVQQNNKLLQELELLRREANKSRGGISLIYVLLIALVGIILGYLLKKT; encoded by the exons ATGAGTACCGGCGAGCTTCTCAGCATCGAGCCTCAAGAGCTCCAATTCCCTT ttgagtTGAGGAAGCAGATCTCGAGCTCTCTGCAGTTGTCCAATAAGACCGATAGTTATGTGGCATTCAAG GTGAAGACGACAAATCCAAAGAAGTACTGTGTGAGACCCAATACTGGAATTGTGATGCCGAGGTCTACCTGCGATGTTATAG TTACAATGCAAGCACAGAAGGAGGCCCCGCCGGACATGCAATGCAAGGACAAGTTCCTGCTACAAAGCGTGGTCACAGGTGCCGGAGCTACCGTGAAGGATATAAGCCCAGAAATG GAGTCAGGGCATAAAGTCGAGGAGTCCAAATTGAGGGTTGTTTATGTTGCACCACCTCGACCCCCATCGCCTGTTCGAGAAGGATCAGAGGAAGGTTCTTCACCAAGGGCTTCGGTATCCGATAATGGGAATCTGAATGCTTCTGAATTTACACCT GCTTCAAGAGCTCATGTGGAGCGACATGAGCCCCAAGATAACTCGTCTGAG GCAAGGACTCTTATTTCGAAGCTGACTGAGGAGAAAAATTCTGCTGTTCAGCAAAATAACAAGCTCCTGCAAGAACTG GAGCTCTTGAGGCGTGAAGCCAATAAAAGCCGCGGTGGTATCTCGCTTATATACGTGCTTCTTATTGCCTTGGTTGGCATCATCTTGGGGTATCTTCTTAAGAAAACATAA